The window CATAATAGGAAAAACAAATTTCATGGTTTCACTATCAAAAACTTAGATATTTGTTATCCATATCAAACAATAGTCATAGCTTTGTCATTAGTGAACAATTTTCTCCAGCACATGAACAAGGATTTTCAAATTAGCACTCAAAGagagttttattttctctttttttaattataactgttgttggttgttttttcttttttaatcccacttcctattttttattcattatctaaaAATATTCTACACCTTTTCTAATCCTTTTAAGCCAATAAAAATCCCACAAACTTTGAAGAAAATGGTTAAAAGAATTTATATTTAGAGAGCaaaattcaaacatatatacagtgcatatttgtatatatatgtaaataaatctatatactgTGCATGTGGTTTATGCAAACTGAAAGATTaaattcttttacttttattctatcaaatatacaaattcacaatatatatatatataaattatacaaatatatttcaatCATACAAGTTAAAGGTAAACCTCTATTCAAAGTTCATTTAAAAAATCAGATATATTTGGACAAGCTTAATTAAATATCAACACAGTTTACTAAAGAAAATACTGAAAAGATATTATATACCTTGTGTTATAGAATAGTTAATTTATATTCAAAGCTTTCCTATATTGATCAAATGCTTTTACTATATATGGATACCATATAAAAATGTTTGAAAGTACAAAGTTCAAAGcatccaaaatataaataaaatttgttGAAGCTATTCTGCAATGTACTCTATTCATACTTTTTGCAAAAAGTAGTTGAACTACCTAACTCTAAAATGATCACACACAAACAGCAGATCTTATGAACAGTGTTATggactatttaaaaaaaataatatctgctTTTTGTGTCAGGATAATCAACTGCCACAGCTACTGAAGGAACTGAACCAACTGAAGATGGAAGCAGTCGCCCTCTCAGATAAAAAGACTTGACAGCAGTTTGTGAGTGGTTACATCTGTTACTGGAAGAAGACCATGTTGACTGTCACCACTTGCAGGGAGTAGCTTTTGTCGTCTCTAGCAGACTTCAGCCTTTGGTAACAGAGGTAGCTTCAGTTGATGAGCATACAATGGTTTTGAAATTTGAGGACTTGTTTGACTTCCTGCCTTTTATTCCCGTGTATGCTCCCACTGATGAATGTAAAGCTAAAGTGAAAGAGATGTGCCTAACTGGTTCCCAGGACAGATAGCTGGCCCTGACAAGGAgtcttcaatgcagtatccagcTGCATCTGAACTGGCTTTGAGTTGTCTAGCAGTCCATATGGCCTGGGACCTGAGACCGGTCATGAGAATGGGAATCTGTGAGGTCTTGGATAAATTTTATGAGATGCATTGGAGACGACTTTATAAGGGACCAGAGGCTGTaacatttttaattcattttggAAATCCACAAAGACCATATCCTTGTGCTTCCAAGTCATTGTACAGCACCGTTATTTCAGTGTTAGGCCACTTGCAGTTTACAGTGACCTCAGGAAGGTATTCAACTTGGTTCATCCTACATCACTCTGTCAGACCCTTCAACTTTGAAGAATCAAACAATAAGATTAACAGTAAATCTACATACAGGTACTGAAATTACTGCAAAGTGTGTTAGTAGCATATCCAGCTTCTTTCCTGTGAATTCAGTACAGAAAGTCTGCATTTTTGCAACAATTCTAGGTAGTAATGGCCATTGACCTTGACTTTGCAAATGATGTTGCTAACTCATCTAAGTCTCAGGAGACCCTAATGGCAGTTTTTGCTACATTGAGCATTGAATCAAAACCCTTGGCTCTAAAGGTCTCCAGCACCATAACCAAGATCCATGACTTTAGGATTCTGCTAGTAGAACCAACAGTTGCCAAGCAGTTTTACATGTCTTGCATCACATGCAGGCACTATGAATTCTTgttaagagtatttggagatgctggtgtTTGTGCAGGAGGCCCAGTTTCATATTTGTGGATGCCAATATTGATGGTTGTGCTGTATACTCTCCTGCGCCCTGGAGTCTCATCATGATAGTCTAACCATCACCTGCTCTGTTAAAGcaatacaggacctgttactcaCATAATCAAGGATTGCCAACACAGGTTATGAAGACACTTGACTTCATAAAGATCACATCAGAACGTCTTTTCCACAAACAGTAATGTGTGGAGGCCAATGGGATGACCAAGATCGTGGCTTGATCAAACTGATTAAATCTGTTACTAAGAAATTGAGATAGCAAGTGCCCCTGTCTGGTAGCTCAACAGGTGTTGGAAATAAGAGCAGAAGTGGCAATGCACCCTCCAAGATATTAGCCCATCTGACTGACTGATGCCAAGATTACCTGAAATTCTGACACAAGATTCACAGCATTCTTGATTCCATTTCTTACCTAAAGTTCCAAAGAGAataaatattcttaaaatatcataaatatgttctattcctttttctttattttcctcagcATAGTTACTAaaatctgattaaaaaaaataaagcattccTCAAAACATATATGACTTCCTTCCAGTAAACATAATACCTGCTGCTCTGAACTGTATTAACAAAATACAACATGAAATCAGTGGTAATCTGATATATGGAATGGGTCTGATACAAAATCATAAACTGTGatttatcttcttcttgttccaATTCATAACCACAAGAAAGAAAGGATGCTGTACCAACTGCAACAACATATTGCAATTACGCAATTAATTTGTCATCACAATAGATTTCATTATGATTACACAACAAGGAAAATTGACACGCATTTGAACTCCTCTTCTTTGTACGACGATTCAAAATTTGTTTGAATAATATTTTTCCATCTGCaaatatgaaacaaacaaaatattgaaTTGATTTCTGCCAAATCTAATATCATTACTCAACATGTTAGTCTTATCATATTAATAAGAGAAACTTATCTACTGCATTTCAATAACGAATGCATCAATCTAACTCATCTGCACAACAGATCTGGAGTCTCTTTGTATTCTAATCATTTTAATTAGCTAGCAAAAggtagaaagataataaaaaagagaacgaaaatgaggatgagagaaagagaaagagaaagagaagagaaagagaaagagagaagagagagagagaaagagagagagagaaagagaagagagaaagagagagagagaaagagagaagagaaagagagagagagagagagagagagagagagagagagagagagagagagagagagagagagagagagagagagagagagagagagagagattttttttttctagttttagtCTTCAAGTTCTTCTTTAACTGTCACAAAGTTTATGGAGTCACACTGTTGTCCATTAGATATGTTTGCAGACTGATGAAAAGAGTCATCACTTCCATGGCTATGAATCTGAAGTGGATCTAATTcctgaaatgaaaacaaatatcaaaTGGAAATATTAGGGATcagttataaatgaataaataaattggtaaacaaaagaacaagtacctatatacatgtatgtgtgtatgtatgtttacaagtatacatgtatatatatggataaatattttataaattacaGCACATTACAGTATAGCATACTAACTTACCTCTTCTTGTTCCTCAAAATATTTATAATCAAAGTCACTCGACATAGTTTCTTCATCGGTCATAAACATACACTTTGAACTGTCATCATATGATATAACTGTACAGCTTCCTTTGGCCTGTAGTGGCTGAGCTGGACCCTTTTCAAAGGATTCTGTCTCTGGTGAGTCTACAGTTTCCGGTCTCTTCTGGTTTCTGTTATCCGATGGTTCAGCAGCCTCCACAGTAACTATTGTACTGTTTGCCCCTTTATCTTTGTGTTTCTGCCTTTCTGATACATCTTCCACAGCTGCAGATGATCCTTTGCTTTTTCTAGATCCATTAGATGACTGCAGATTACTGGCATCCTCATTTCTGCTTGTATCTAGTCTTATTTCACTCCCCTGGTTGGTTTCCATTGATAAAGTTGCTCCACTGGGATCCTTATGTACTGACTGATCATTATCAAATAACGGTGCATTAGGTGCCTTTACACCTACAGTATCTACTGTTGTTAGCCCGGAAACCTGAAGAACACGACCAGCTTTAAAGAGCGAGGATAGATTCTCAGTTGGCACAACTATCTCACCCCTGGAAATTATGAATAGTTGATTATAGCtgactcatatatacacacacactcaaacttaaTTGTGCATTTGTAATGTCTACAAGGCCCTGCACACTATGACAGTTATTGTCAATTACGTATCAAAAGAAATTTaacttacatataaatgtaatctATTATTCCTTTGAGATCCTCAAACTGCATGTCGAGCGGCATGATGATAATGGGGTGTGGACTAGGGTTATTCTGCAACACTTTTTTGAAGTAGGGACTCATGGCTGACAGCACTGCCTTCAGGAGAAACAATGATGGAAGGAAAGTCAGTAGAAGTTCTTGAGCAATCTacaaatatatcttatttataagtCCTCATTATCATGCAATAAGTGCAATCTCTGGAAATATAAACTCGCATAATGATGAGGTTAAGACTTGGTCTGTGGATAAAAGTAAGTATACATGGCTCAAGTAAGAAGTGAGAAACTATGATGGACTTATCAAATGGTACTTTATTCCTTCTCTTGCATGCACTTACTCACAGCTCACCTTGTGTGCCTTTAATGACTTCCCTTCAGCTGTTAGTGTCACATCCGCAAAGGTTACATCTTCTAGCAGGCCCTTTAGGATTAGAGTCTGGTGTTTGCTGTGTTCTGCATGATGAATATCAGAAATTAAATAcggtgagaaaataaaataaaatttacgaTTGTCTATTAAATTAGATTAATCTAATATAATCAATTTTTTCCAAGTTGTTTTACTTCATGTACAATATCATTTCCCGAAGTAAAGTCTTAGATCTATAATAAGCTGAACTGGGAATGTCAGCTAACATAATTATCTACAGTCATGTGGGCATATTTAATCCAGTACTGTCTGGTTGAATTTTTGGCAAAGTAGCACAAGGGCAGATGTATGTTACTGCATGTCCAGAAACTTGTCCTGCTCATGATATGGCCCATGAAACCTCATCCAAGCAATCAGGAAGCTGACACATACCAAGGTGAGGCACCAAATGATATCTGTGATTTACTACAATATGATAGCATTATCACCTGTGGCCAATATGGGATATGTCTGTGTGGGAAATCAAAGTATGAGGACACAATTTACCAAGAAACATTATCTGCCCTCCACTgcctctgtcacccttgctccaTGCCTGGGGTCTCAATCGCCAAGTCTATTGACTGCGGAGATGTAAAATGTAAATCTCAATCACACCTTTTGACCTCTTGCGGTTGGTCGTGGTCTTCTGTAACCAGATGACTTTGTTCCTTCACCCTTCATCATTATCCACTACCTTTACTGAGGAAATCAGGTTTCTTTGGTATTTGAATTTGTCAGAAATATACCTGCCTGCCCTTGGCACACTGAACCCTCTAGACAGTCATGGATACAttaacatttatcattttttctatctttgcaAATATCACTAATTTCCTTTAACAAATATAACCACCTACTTGTGgaattaaattaatttatttagtATACATGTGCTTTTTtgccccaaaaaagaaagaaaaacacaaaaccaaacgCAAAAAGGGACAGCATATATCTACTTACGGATCTCTGGtgttaatttgttttttgtttttgcagttACCCCTGGCTGGCCGTCATGCAAACGACTactgaaacatatacatatatttcttttcagttATTGAAAATCATTTAAAATTAATCTAATAGCCATACATTTCAGTTATTCATAATCAACTTTATATATTGTACttctactaacaataaaaatactataaaaaaaaggaaattatttatcccttctcaacaaaaatggcaactttggtatatgaagaaagaaagaaaaaaaagaaaaaaaaaagaaaacaaaagtcaaCTGAAACTGAaggaatataaatacaaaaaaaggaaaaaatatacatacatacacatatccatacatacataaatatgtatataaatatatatatatatatatatatatatatatgtatgtatatatatatatatatatatatatatatatatatatatatatatataaatataaatataaatatatatatatatatatatatatatatatatatataaataaataaatatatatatatatatatatatatacatacatacatacatacatacatacatacatacatatatatatatatatatatatatatatatatatatatatatatatatatcacacacacacacacacacacacacacacacacacacacacacacacacacacacacacacatacacacacacaaagatagatagatatatataatgaaatctaataaaaaaaaaaaaaataataattaaaaataacaataacagtaactacCGAGTCGAGAAGGGAGTGGTAGCAGCCTCTGGTCTCTTGTGCATCAATGGCATACTCTTCAGTACATGGTCCTGCTTGCTGGTGCTTGCTGCTGATGAATCAtcaccatctatctttctcttcttgctcatGGGcttctgtaaaaataataataataattgtgaaggtctgtatatctatatatttatagttgaAGGGACTGGGCCTAGTCTCTGTAACTAATACTTTCTCTTCTTGCTCATGGGcttctgtaaaaataataataataattgtgaaggtctctatatctatatatttatagttgaAGGGACTGGGCCTAGTCTCTGTAACTAATACTTTCTGTCAGCCAACAAAATCACAAAATGaaacatatgtttatttacacacataatacTGAAAATGTTTCAAATGCTACTTTTAAGGAAATCAAGTTGCATGAATATTTCTAAGTAACAGTGCAAGAAACTTCCATAAACAAAATGCAGTTCCTTGGCAGAAATGAATATTACTCCAGCACTAAAGTAAACTGTGAGAGAAAAGCTAGAAGTACTTGCCAAGTACTGTATGTCTTGAAGATTTCTTGCACCTCAGTTATTctaaatatgattatatgtatcatgtaatattgcatgtatatatatatatatatatatatatatatatatatatatatatatatatat of the Penaeus chinensis breed Huanghai No. 1 chromosome 27, ASM1920278v2, whole genome shotgun sequence genome contains:
- the LOC125039718 gene encoding uncharacterized protein LOC125039718 isoform X2 encodes the protein MSDEGLLSWSRPHTLLFIDLLKQQPCLWKTKSKEYKNRILRNVALRSVSLEMTNRINCTVTPDIIMRKIHTLRTQFRRQVKAVEDSARSGAGAQDLTPRLWCFDRLSFLNDGDDLGGAAAAALGGGDACGSQKPMSKKRKIDGDDSSAASTSKQDHVLKSMPLMHKRPEAATTPFSTRRLHDGQPGVTAKTKNKLTPEIQHSKHQTLILKGLLEDVTFADVTLTAEGKSLKAHKAVLSAMSPYFKKVLQNNPSPHPIIIMPLDMQFEDLKGIIDYIYMGEIVVPTENLSSLFKAGRVLQVSGLTTVDTVGVKAPNAPLFDNDQSVHKDPSGATLSMETNQGSEIRLDTSRNEDASNLQSSNGSRKSKGSSAAVEDVSERQKHKDKGANSTIVTVEAAEPSDNRNQKRPETVDSPETESFEKGPAQPLQAKGSCTVISYDDSSKCMFMTDEETMSSDFDYKYFEEQEEELDPLQIHSHGSDDSFHQSANISNGQQCDSINFVTVKEELED
- the LOC125039718 gene encoding uncharacterized protein LOC125039718 isoform X1 — protein: MSDEGLLSWSRPHTLLFIDLLKQQPCLWKTKSKEYKNRILRNVALRSVSLEMTNRINCTVTPDIIMRKIHTLRTQFRRQVKAVEDSARSGAGAQDLTPRLWCFDRLSFLNDGDDLGGAAAAALGGGDACGSQKPMSKKRKIDGDDSSAASTSKQDHVLKSMPLMHKRPEAATTPFSTRSRLHDGQPGVTAKTKNKLTPEIQHSKHQTLILKGLLEDVTFADVTLTAEGKSLKAHKAVLSAMSPYFKKVLQNNPSPHPIIIMPLDMQFEDLKGIIDYIYMGEIVVPTENLSSLFKAGRVLQVSGLTTVDTVGVKAPNAPLFDNDQSVHKDPSGATLSMETNQGSEIRLDTSRNEDASNLQSSNGSRKSKGSSAAVEDVSERQKHKDKGANSTIVTVEAAEPSDNRNQKRPETVDSPETESFEKGPAQPLQAKGSCTVISYDDSSKCMFMTDEETMSSDFDYKYFEEQEEELDPLQIHSHGSDDSFHQSANISNGQQCDSINFVTVKEELED
- the LOC125039718 gene encoding uncharacterized protein LOC125039718 isoform X3; translation: MELSSQVIYALLEKVRAKEPLWNTTHKDYKSRNLKRTLMDEISKELRREYPSYAHQLSTEYCMNRFQYLRSNFQKQLRKFRNTPIGPCGEGASKWEFFSACAFLQPIYEINTDTPSFEIHQDNMKPMSKKRKIDGDDSSAASTSKQDHVLKSMPLMHKRPEAATTPFSTRSRLHDGQPGVTAKTKNKLTPEIQHSKHQTLILKGLLEDVTFADVTLTAEGKSLKAHKAVLSAMSPYFKKVLQNNPSPHPIIIMPLDMQFEDLKGIIDYIYMGEIVVPTENLSSLFKAGRVLQVSGLTTVDTVGVKAPNAPLFDNDQSVHKDPSGATLSMETNQGSEIRLDTSRNEDASNLQSSNGSRKSKGSSAAVEDVSERQKHKDKGANSTIVTVEAAEPSDNRNQKRPETVDSPETESFEKGPAQPLQAKGSCTVISYDDSSKCMFMTDEETMSSDFDYKYFEEQEEELDPLQIHSHGSDDSFHQSANISNGQQCDSINFVTVKEELED